One Camelina sativa cultivar DH55 chromosome 3, Cs, whole genome shotgun sequence genomic window carries:
- the LOC104776640 gene encoding carbohydrate-binding X8 domain-containing protein, which produces MAVFLPLFLLSFMFTYSNAAVCVCKDASEPELQKVIDFACGGGADCTQIQTTGACYQPNTIKNHCDVAVNSYYQKKAPTGATCDFNGAAVISTSPPSTTSSCLSSSSSNGTPTTGNTSTGNSTAGTPGITNPTTGNSTGNSTTSTPTNDRPTSSSLAFPGNTMGPASSTSGLGGGDPNGGEELSVRTTTIILLATIAAVALKV; this is translated from the exons ATGGCGGTTttccttcctctgtttcttctctctttcatgtTTACCTATTCAA ATGCGGCGGTTTGTGTATGCAAGGACGCGAGCGAGCCGGAACTTCAGAAGGTGATAGACTTCGCGTGCGGAGGAGGTGCTGACTGTACTCAGATTCAGACGACCGGAGCTTGTTATCAACCAAACACCATCAAGAACCATTGTGACGTCGCCGTTAACAGCTACTACCAGAAGAAAGCTCCAACCGGCGCCACCTGTGACTTTAACGGCGCCGCCGTCATCTCCACTTCTCCTCCTTCCA CTACTTCAAGCTGTTTATCTAGTTCCAG CTCCAACGGAACCCCCACAACCGGAAATACATCCACCGGTAATTCAACCGCCGGAACTCCAGGCATTACAAATCCAACCACAGGCAACTCCACCGGCAATTCAACAACCAGCACACCTACCAATGATAGGCCGACTTCGTCTTCGTTAGCATTTCCTGGAAATACTATGGGACCGGCAAGCAGCACCAGCGGTTTAGGTGGCGGTGATCCCAACGGTGGAGAAGAGCTCTCCGTCCGAACCACGACGATCATCTTACTAGCTACCATCGCTGCCGTGGCTTTGAAGGTTTAG
- the LOC104776642 gene encoding ureide permease 5-like, producing MMILVSQGLGMYVVESKGGAILCILLSLLCLGTWPALMALLERRGRLPQHTYLDYSITNFLAAVFIAFVFGGIGGSTQEAPSFLAQLTQIQDNWPSVLFAMAGGVGLSIGNLATQYALAFVGLSVTEVTSASITVVVGTTVNYFLDNRLNRADVLFSGVGCFLVAVCLGSAVHSSNSADVEATLGKLSRECETVEECQRLFGVEEKEMENVKEGTAAFLVALENTRAIKVFGKSMFVGLGITFFAGLSFSLFSPLFNLATNDQWHTLKQGVPKLIVYTAFFYFSLSCFVIAIALNITFLYNPVLGSPRSSFREYLSDWNGRGLAFMAGLICGFGNGLQFMGGQAAGYAASDAVQALPLVSTFWGIYLFGEYRRSSPRTYALLVGMLVMFTIAVGLLMASAGERETLVT from the exons ATGATGATATTGGTATCTCAAGGATTGGGAATGTATGTGGTGGAGAGCAAAGGGGGAGCAATATTATGTATATTGCTTTCTCTGCTCTGTTTAGGCACTTGGCCTGCTCTTATGGCTCTTCTTGAACGGCGTGGTCGTCTCCCACAACATACTTATCTTGATTATTCCATCACTAACTTCTTGGCTGCAGTCTTCATAGCCTTTGTGTTTGGTGGGATAGGTGGGAGTACACAGGAGGCACCAAGTTTTCTTGCCCAGCTCACTCAG ATTCAGGATAATTGGCCATCTGTGTTGTTTGCTATGGCGGGTGGGGTGGGTTTGAGTATTGGGAACCTTGCTACTCAGTATGCTTTAGCTTTTGTTGGTCTGTCTGTTACAGAAGTGACATCTGCGAGCATCACCGTTGTTGTAGGCACCACTGTCAATTACTTTTTGGACAACAGATTGAACCGAGCAGATGTGCTGTTCTCTGGTGTCGGCTGCTTCTTGGTAGCTGTTTGTCTTGGTTCTGCTGTTCACTCTTCCAATTCTGCTGATGTAGAGGCAACACTAGGAAAACTCTCGAGGGAATGTGAAACTGTGGAAGAGTGCCAAAGACTATTTGGAG tagaagaaaaagagatggaGAATGTAAAGGAAGGGACTGCAGCTTTTCTTGTAGCACTCGAAAACACAAGAGCAATCAAA GTGTTTGGAAAGAGCATGTTTGTTGGTCTGGGCATAACCTTTTTTGCAGGTCTTAGTTTCTCATTGTTCTCACCTTTATTCAACCTTGCAACAAATGATCAATGGCACACTCTAAAACAAGGAGTTCCCAAGCTGATTGTCTACACTGCGTTCTTCTACTTCTCACTATCTTGCTTTGTGATCGCCATCGCTTTAAACATTACTTTCCTGTACAACCCTGTGCTCGGCTCACCAAGATCTTCCTTTAGGGAATACTTGAGTGACTGGAACGGAAGAGGTTTGGCTTTTATGGCTGGATTGATTTGTGGATTTGGTAACGGTCTTCAGTTCATGGGTGGACAAGCTGCAGGATATGCTGCCTCAGATGCTGTTCAG GCACTTCCTTTGGTATCTACATTTTGGGGAATATATCTGTTTGGGGAGTATAGGAGATCATCTCCGCGGACATATGCTTTACTTGTTGGAATGCTGGTGATGTTCACTATTGCTGTGGGGCTTCTAATGGCCTCGGCTGGGGAAAGGGAGACGCTGGTTACCTAA